The following proteins are encoded in a genomic region of Alnus glutinosa chromosome 8, dhAlnGlut1.1, whole genome shotgun sequence:
- the LOC133875528 gene encoding omega-hydroxypalmitate O-feruloyl transferase-like, which produces MEKVSNNSCELSVKHEEPTLVPPAQKTVKGPYFLSNLDQNIAVPVRTIYCFKSDSKGNKDAVKVIKDALSKVLVHYYPLAGRLTISSEGKLMVNCTGEGAVFVGAKADCAIEEIGDITKPDPITLGKLVYDIPGARTILEIPPLVAQVTNFKCGGFVLGLCLNHCMFDGIGAMEFVNSWGETARGLPLKVPPFLDRSIFEARKPPRIEFQHQEFAQIEDISETLYKEEMLYSTFCFDPEKLELLKKKAKEDGVLEKCTTFEALTAFVWRARTRALGMKPEQQTKLLFAVDGRPRFEPSIPKGYAGNAIVLTNSICSAGELLENPLSFAVGLVQKAVNMVTDSYMRSAIDYFEVTRARPSLAATLLVTTWSRLSFHTTDFGWGDPIFSGPVTLPEKEVILFLSHGKERKSINVLLGLPASAMKIFEELMQI; this is translated from the exons ATGGAGAAAGTAAGTAATAACTCCTGTGAACTGAGTGTGAAGCACGAAGAGCCAACTCTGGTTCCTCCTGCACAGAAAACTGTGAAGGGTCCTTACTTTCTATCGAACCTTGACCAGAACATTGCAGTTCCAGTTCGTACTATTTACTGCTTTAAATCTGATTCAAAAGGCAATAAGGACGCTGTGAAAGTCATCAAGGATGCCTTGTCAAAGGTTCTTGTTCACTACTATCCACTCGCAGGAAGGCTGACAATCAGCTCAGAAGGAAAGCTTATGGTGAACTGCACAGGGGAGGGTGCTGTTTTTGTTGGGGCAAAAGCAGACTGTGCGATAGAGGAGATAGGAGACATAACAAAGCCTGATCCGATCACTCTTGGAAAGCTGGTTTATGACATTCCTGGTGCAAGAACCATACTTGAGATTCCTCCTCTGGTGGCTCAG GTGACAAATTTCAAATGTGGAGGTTTTGTTCTTGGGTTATGCTTGAACCATTGTATGTTTGATGGAATTGGTGCCATGGAATTTGTGAACTCATGGGGTGAAACTGCAAGAGGCTTGCCCCTTAAAGTCCCTCCATTTCTCGACCGAAGCATATTCGAAGCCCGAAAACCACCTCGTATAGAGTTTCAGCACCAGGAATTTGCTCAGATTGAAGATATATCAGAAACCTTATATAAAGAAGAAATGCTTTATAGTACATTCTGTTTTGACCCTGAGAAGCTTGAACTGCTCAAGAAAAAAGCTAAGGAAGATGGGGTTCTGGAGAAGTGCACAACATTTGAAGCCCTCACAGCTTTTGTCTGGAGAGCTCGAACTCGGGCATTAGGGATGAAGCCCGAGCAACAGACAAAGCTTCTCTTTGCTGTTGATGGGCGGCCAAGATTTGAGCCATCAATACCAAAGGGGTACGCTGGAAATGCGATTGTGTTAACGAATTCGATATGCAGTGCAGGTGAATTACTGGAGAACCCACTGTCCTTTGCAGTTGGACTAGTTCAGAAGGCAGTTAATATGGTTACAGATAGCTATATGAGATCAGCCATAGACTATTTCGAAGTAACAAGAGCTAGGCCTTCTCTTGCAGCAACCCTACTGGTCACAACTTGGTCTAGGCTATCTTTCCACACGACTGATTTTGGATGGGGAGATCCTATTTTTTCTGGGCCGGTGACTTTGCCTGAGAAGGAAGTAATTCTGTTCCTATCTCatgggaaagagagaaaaagcatAAATGTTCTTCTGGGTTTGCCGGCTTCTGCCATGAAAATCTTTGAAGAACTGATGCAGATTTGA